Proteins encoded within one genomic window of Terriglobia bacterium:
- a CDS encoding ATP-binding cassette domain-containing protein, translating to MIELRNLEKFYETAAGKTFVLRRISVDIKQGDFVTIMGPSGAGKSTLLAILGMLDSNWQGEFYFLSEAVHKMKPKDRIELNKRYIGFVFQQYH from the coding sequence ATGATCGAACTTCGCAATCTGGAAAAATTCTACGAGACCGCTGCAGGCAAGACATTCGTCCTGCGCCGGATCAGCGTCGACATCAAACAGGGCGACTTCGTCACGATCATGGGGCCGTCCGGTGCGGGAAAGTCCACGCTGCTCGCAATCCTCGGAATGCTCGACAGCAACTGGCAGGGCGAGTTTTACTTCCTCAGCGAAGCGGTCCACAAGATGAAGCCGAAAGACCGTATCGAGCTCAACAAGCGCTACATCGGTTTCGTTTTTCAGCAATACCAC
- a CDS encoding ABC transporter ATP-binding protein: protein MDNVIHLEGLKKVFLTDEVETHALAGVDLEIRRGEYISISGPSGCGKSTLLSILGLLDSPSEGAYLLNAKPVQDLSMSERARVRNREIGFIFQAFNLIGDLTVYENVELPLTYRGMPSSERKKRVLESLEKVGMAHRIKHYPSQLSGGQQQRVAVARALGGQPAILLADEPTGNLDSRNGEAVMDLLRELHREGATICMVTHDPRYARYAERTIHLFDGRVVDEAFLEEQTAH, encoded by the coding sequence ATGGACAATGTCATACATCTCGAGGGCCTGAAGAAGGTTTTCCTGACCGATGAAGTGGAAACGCACGCGCTTGCGGGCGTCGATCTTGAAATCAGACGCGGCGAGTACATCTCGATTTCCGGCCCTTCGGGCTGCGGAAAATCCACGCTGCTCTCCATCCTGGGATTGCTGGACAGCCCGTCGGAAGGCGCGTACCTTCTGAACGCGAAGCCGGTTCAGGATCTCTCGATGAGTGAACGCGCGCGGGTGCGCAATCGCGAGATCGGATTCATCTTTCAGGCGTTCAATCTGATCGGCGATCTCACGGTTTATGAAAACGTCGAGCTTCCTTTGACGTATCGCGGCATGCCTTCTTCGGAGCGCAAGAAGCGCGTGCTCGAATCGCTCGAGAAGGTCGGGATGGCGCACCGCATCAAGCACTATCCGTCGCAGCTTTCCGGAGGTCAGCAGCAGCGCGTCGCCGTTGCCCGCGCTCTCGGCGGGCAGCCGGCTATCCTGCTGGCGGATGAACCGACAGGAAACCTCGATTCCAGAAACGGCGAAGCCGTCATGGACCTTCTCCGCGAACTGCATCGCGAAGGAGCGACGATCTGCATGGTCACCCACGATCCGCGCTATGCGCGCTACGCCGAACGCACCATCCATCTGTTCGACGGTCGTGTCGTCGACGAGGCGTTCCTGGAAGAGCAGACTGCGCACTGA
- a CDS encoding efflux RND transporter periplasmic adaptor subunit, whose translation MDVARPQSVARNKKIKRAVLLILALIAIAAVSLGLSRMKPAAPSVDSATVWRDTVKRGEMLRQVHGIGTLVPEEVRWIPATEDAIIEEVKARAGDSVSANSIILVLSSPDVLQRATDAELAVKGAEADLANLRATLQTDILNQQAAQAGVEGDYNRAKLDFEANQELNKDGLIADVILKKSQESARELAAKNEMEKKKVAVNSQSAEARIAAQQVKVDQLRAAYDLRKKQLDELNVRAGAVGIVQQVPVEAGQHVAPGTILAKVAEPGRLKAEVQIAETQVKDVTIGQMASIDTRNGIIPGQVIRIDPAAVNGQVKVDVHLIGDYSKIARPDLSVDGTIDLERLVDVLYVGRPAYGQADSTVGMFKVTANGEAHRVQVKLGRSSVNQIEVLDGLHEGEQVILSDMSAWDAYDRVRLN comes from the coding sequence ATGGATGTTGCACGTCCACAGTCCGTAGCGCGGAATAAGAAAATCAAGCGCGCGGTCCTTTTGATTCTCGCGCTGATCGCGATCGCCGCCGTCAGCCTGGGTCTGTCGCGCATGAAGCCCGCCGCGCCTTCGGTCGACAGCGCGACGGTCTGGCGGGACACGGTGAAGCGCGGAGAAATGCTGCGGCAGGTGCACGGCATTGGAACTCTGGTTCCCGAAGAAGTTCGCTGGATCCCGGCGACCGAGGACGCCATCATCGAAGAGGTCAAGGCCCGTGCCGGCGACAGCGTTTCCGCCAACAGCATCATTCTGGTTCTCAGCAGTCCCGATGTGCTCCAGCGCGCCACCGATGCGGAACTCGCGGTCAAAGGCGCCGAAGCCGATCTCGCGAACCTTCGGGCGACGCTCCAGACCGATATCCTCAACCAGCAGGCCGCGCAGGCCGGCGTCGAAGGCGACTACAACCGCGCCAAGCTGGATTTCGAAGCCAACCAGGAGCTCAATAAGGATGGCTTGATCGCGGACGTGATTCTCAAAAAATCGCAGGAGTCCGCTCGTGAACTGGCGGCCAAGAATGAAATGGAGAAGAAAAAGGTTGCGGTCAACTCGCAGTCGGCTGAAGCGCGAATCGCCGCTCAACAGGTGAAAGTCGATCAGCTTCGCGCGGCCTACGATCTGCGGAAGAAACAACTCGACGAGCTCAACGTTCGGGCGGGCGCTGTCGGTATTGTCCAACAGGTGCCGGTGGAGGCCGGTCAGCACGTCGCCCCCGGCACAATTCTGGCGAAGGTCGCGGAGCCCGGCAGGCTGAAAGCGGAAGTGCAGATTGCGGAGACTCAGGTGAAGGACGTCACCATCGGGCAGATGGCGTCGATCGATACCCGGAACGGAATTATTCCGGGACAGGTCATCCGAATCGACCCGGCTGCCGTCAATGGACAAGTGAAGGTCGATGTGCATCTTATCGGGGATTATTCCAAAATTGCGCGGCCCGATCTCAGCGTAGATGGAACAATCGACCTGGAACGTCTCGTAGATGTTCTGTATGTCGGCCGTCCCGCCTACGGGCAGGCGGACAGCACGGTCGGCATGTTCAAGGTGACGGCGAACGGGGAAGCGCATCGAGTCCAGGTGAAACTCGGGCGCAGCTCGGTGAATCAAATCGAAGTACTGGACGGTCTGCACGAGGGAGAACAGGTCATCCTGTCGGATATGTCCGCGTGGGATGCCTACGATCGCGTGAGACTTAATTGA
- a CDS encoding TolC family protein, translating into MLKIKAFIAAGLLIVFATSLSAQSNWVGQFLSRYKPLNLATPYGVNPPGSGEPWQPMVQQGALPLSVSDIVHLMLASNLDVTVNRFNPIAQEYIVNTLFLPFEPRLNVGGQVVRSTTPSASQLSGASSLSSLSHYYSIGYGQTLQAGTQLSVNLNVNRNSSNSAFSTFNPYYSGNVTYSALQPLLQNFGRNINSHLIRIQKNNQKMSDIGFEMQTIDLVTAAQQMYWDLVYQRENIKVHKAALDLAQKTLSDNKRQVQIGTMARIEVVQAESEVAQREVQMVTTTYVADQTQDQVKKIITSFGDPALVSAQINPIEMPRQPQDDDLMPIGDAIKSALESRPEMRQLDVLLQNSDIDVQYTRNQLLPNLTVGGSYTQSGVGGVQTIRSGLGGSDIVSVINGGLGNAFGQLFGYNYTGYSVGFNISIPLTNKAARADNARAVTQKDALQAKRTQTAQQIALEVRNAQTAVIMNKAQIAAAEKALELAGLQLEAEQKKFQLGISQLRFVLEEQRNVTDAETTHIQALVNYSKALVDYDRAVGRTLRKNNIEIEKLAAGGNYGCCTSTVRSAE; encoded by the coding sequence ATGTTGAAGATCAAAGCATTTATTGCCGCCGGCCTCCTCATCGTATTCGCGACGAGCCTGTCTGCCCAATCCAACTGGGTGGGACAGTTTTTGAGTCGTTACAAACCGCTGAACCTCGCCACGCCGTATGGCGTGAATCCGCCGGGTTCGGGCGAGCCCTGGCAGCCGATGGTCCAGCAGGGGGCGTTGCCGCTTTCGGTTTCCGATATTGTTCACCTGATGCTGGCAAGCAATCTCGATGTGACGGTGAACCGGTTCAACCCGATTGCTCAGGAATACATCGTTAACACGCTGTTCCTGCCTTTCGAGCCCAGGTTGAACGTCGGAGGGCAAGTGGTGCGGAGCACCACGCCTTCGGCATCGCAGCTCAGTGGCGCGAGTTCGTTGAGTTCGCTCAGCCATTATTACTCGATCGGCTATGGCCAGACGCTTCAGGCCGGCACCCAATTGAGCGTCAATCTGAACGTGAATCGCAATTCGTCGAATAGCGCTTTCAGCACCTTCAACCCGTACTATTCGGGCAACGTCACCTATTCCGCTCTCCAGCCATTGCTGCAGAACTTCGGCCGCAATATCAATTCGCATCTGATCCGCATCCAGAAAAACAACCAGAAGATGTCGGACATTGGTTTCGAGATGCAGACCATCGATCTCGTGACTGCGGCCCAGCAGATGTATTGGGACCTCGTCTACCAGCGCGAAAATATCAAGGTTCACAAGGCGGCGCTCGATCTGGCGCAGAAGACGCTGTCCGACAACAAACGGCAGGTGCAGATCGGAACCATGGCCCGCATCGAGGTCGTTCAGGCGGAGTCGGAGGTCGCGCAGCGTGAAGTTCAAATGGTCACGACCACGTACGTCGCCGATCAGACCCAGGACCAGGTCAAGAAAATCATCACGAGTTTTGGCGACCCGGCGTTGGTCTCCGCGCAAATCAATCCGATCGAGATGCCCCGCCAGCCGCAGGATGACGACCTCATGCCCATCGGCGATGCCATCAAATCCGCGCTTGAAAGCCGGCCGGAAATGCGGCAGCTGGATGTGCTGCTCCAGAACAGCGATATCGATGTCCAGTACACCAGGAATCAGTTGCTGCCGAATCTGACCGTCGGCGGCAGTTATACCCAGAGCGGTGTCGGGGGCGTTCAAACGATCCGGTCGGGGCTGGGCGGGTCCGATATCGTTTCGGTGATCAACGGCGGCCTGGGCAATGCATTCGGACAGTTGTTCGGCTATAACTACACGGGCTACTCGGTCGGCTTCAATATTTCGATTCCGCTCACCAACAAAGCCGCTCGCGCCGACAATGCCCGGGCGGTTACCCAGAAAGATGCGTTGCAGGCGAAGCGGACGCAGACCGCGCAGCAGATCGCATTAGAAGTCCGCAACGCCCAGACGGCCGTCATCATGAACAAGGCCCAGATCGCCGCGGCGGAAAAAGCCTTGGAACTGGCCGGTCTGCAGCTTGAGGCGGAGCAGAAAAAATTTCAGCTCGGCATCTCGCAGCTCCGGTTCGTTCTGGAGGAGCAGCGCAATGTGACCGATGCCGAGACGACGCACATTCAGGCGCTCGTCAATTATTCGAAAGCCCTTGTCGATTACGATAGGGCTGTAGGAAGAACATTGAGAAAGAATAATATCGAGATCGAGAAACTGGCCGCGGGAGGGAATTATGGATGTTGCACGTCCACAGTCCGTAGCGCGGAATAA
- a CDS encoding sigma-54 dependent transcriptional regulator, which translates to MKTSSPRVLIADDQTDVLEALRLLLKSEGYQLESASSPSAIISALDARDFDAVLMDLNYTRDTTSGAEGLEVVSRIHGMDATLPVVVMTAWGSIELAVEAIRRGARDFVQKPWENPRLLTILGTQVELGRSLRKEQRLEAENEILRAEGRPAFIAQAPSMQPVLQLISRIGPSDANVLITGEHGTGKEVVAKTLHALSNRASTLMVTVNVGGLPEGVFESEMFGHVKGAFTDAKTDRVGRFDLADGGTLFLDEIANVPVNQQAKLLRVLETGELERVGSSKTHRVDARIISATNANLGEEVSAGRFRGDLLFRLNTIEIHLPPLRDRREDIPALAAHFLGVHAARYRKQLSGFDQGAMQALLQHAWPGNVRELDHAVERAVLMAQKTAIMAGDLGIGGGRESSIPQARLEDMSMEDVESFLIRKALARYGNNVSQAANALGLSRSALYRRMQRYGL; encoded by the coding sequence ATGAAGACTTCTTCACCTCGCGTTCTGATCGCCGACGACCAGACGGATGTACTGGAAGCCCTCCGGCTTCTCTTGAAGTCCGAGGGTTATCAGCTCGAGTCCGCGAGTTCACCGTCCGCTATCATCAGCGCCCTCGACGCCCGCGACTTCGACGCGGTCCTGATGGATCTGAACTACACGCGGGACACAACGTCGGGCGCCGAAGGCCTTGAAGTTGTTTCACGCATCCATGGCATGGATGCGACATTGCCGGTCGTTGTGATGACGGCGTGGGGCAGCATCGAACTTGCGGTCGAAGCGATACGGCGCGGGGCGCGGGACTTCGTACAGAAACCGTGGGAGAATCCGCGGCTTCTTACGATTCTCGGCACCCAGGTCGAACTCGGGCGCAGCCTGCGCAAAGAACAGCGACTCGAAGCGGAAAACGAAATACTCCGGGCTGAGGGCCGGCCGGCATTCATTGCGCAGGCGCCGTCGATGCAGCCGGTGCTGCAGCTCATCTCCCGCATCGGGCCTTCCGACGCCAACGTGCTCATCACCGGCGAGCATGGCACCGGAAAGGAAGTCGTTGCAAAAACGCTTCATGCGCTATCGAATCGCGCATCGACACTGATGGTGACCGTAAACGTGGGAGGCCTGCCGGAGGGTGTGTTCGAAAGCGAGATGTTCGGGCATGTCAAGGGAGCTTTCACGGATGCCAAAACCGACAGAGTGGGACGGTTTGACCTGGCGGACGGTGGGACTTTATTCCTCGATGAAATTGCCAACGTTCCCGTGAATCAACAGGCAAAGCTGCTTCGCGTCCTCGAGACCGGAGAGCTCGAACGCGTGGGCTCGTCGAAGACGCATCGAGTGGACGCGCGCATCATCTCTGCGACCAACGCCAATCTCGGCGAAGAGGTTTCGGCGGGACGTTTTCGCGGAGATCTCCTGTTCCGGTTGAATACGATCGAAATTCACCTGCCGCCGTTGCGCGACCGGCGCGAGGACATCCCCGCTCTGGCGGCGCACTTTCTCGGAGTGCATGCCGCCCGCTATCGAAAACAATTGTCGGGCTTCGACCAGGGAGCGATGCAGGCGCTGCTGCAGCACGCATGGCCCGGCAACGTCCGGGAACTGGATCATGCGGTTGAACGCGCTGTCCTGATGGCGCAAAAAACCGCAATCATGGCGGGAGATCTCGGTATCGGCGGCGGACGCGAGTCTTCGATTCCACAGGCGCGGCTCGAAGACATGAGCATGGAAGACGTGGAATCCTTCCTGATCCGGAAGGCGCTGGCGCGTTACGGCAACAACGTCAGCCAGGCCGCGAATGCCCTGGGATTGAGCCGCAGCGCGCTTTATCGGAGAATGCAACGGTATGGACTGTAG